Genomic segment of Hylaeus volcanicus isolate JK05 chromosome 6, UHH_iyHylVolc1.0_haploid, whole genome shotgun sequence:
AAAGCTGCGAGAGACCTGTGCCTATACGTTAAGACAGAGCTGCGGGAAGCATCACAGGAAGAAATTACAGCTTTTATGGATGAATTTAATCACCATATATTTGAAATGGTATCTGGATCAGATGTAAGCGAGAAAAAGGGAGGAATATTAGCCATAGTATGCCTTATCGGAGCTGATGTAGGCAACATTAACACCCGGACTATAAGATTTGCGAATTACTTAAGGAATTTATTACCCTCGAACGATGTGGGTGTTATGGAACTAGCTGCTAAAACTGTTGGAAAGTTAGCGCTAGTTTCGGGGACTTATACTGCAGAATATGTAGAGTTCGAGGTGAAGCGTGCCTTTGAATGGCTCGGCGGAGATAGGCACGAGGGTAAGAGACATGCCGCTGTTCTTGTTTTAAAAGAACTCGCAGTGTCCATGccaacatatttttttcaacaagtaACACCATTCTTTGAACTTATATTTAATGCTATACGTGATTCAAAGTCTGTGATAAGAGAAGGTGCTGTAGAAGCATTACGGGCTGCTTTAGTTGTTACCGCGCAGAGAGAAACGGCAAAACAAATGCACAAGTCCCAATGGTACAAACAGTGCTATGATGAAATCGTAGCAGGTTTCGAGGAAGTTAATACGAGAGAAAGAGGAGTTAACAGAGACGACAGAATACATGGTtcattgttaatattaaacgaattacTTAGATGTAGTAATGTTCAATGGGAAAGGAATTACGAAGCCTTAATGGAACGATTAAATTGTTCGTCGCAACAGAACGAGAACGACATACTGTCGTTAATGCCACGATTAAAAACGACGATAGTATCCAAATGGTCTAGCTCTTCTCAAAATTCTTCTAATTCTCATCAAACATTGTATCCAACGCACGAATCTGCAGTTTGCCGTTGTTTGATGCAAGAGAGATTAGACGATATCTACAACGACGTAATGAATCAGAGAATGTCTAGAAATCCACACATCCAGCATGCTCTCATGATGTTATTACCAAGACTTGCAGCcttcaataaagaaaaattcacaaaagATCACTTAAGAGAATCATTGGCATATCTTTTGATGACGTTACGTAGTAGGGAAAAGGATAGGTATGCCGCATTTACTACAATTGGATTTATAGCAGTTGCAGTAGAGGATTCGATTAATCCATATCTTCCCAAAATCATGGAAATGATTAAAAGTTTACTACCATCTAAAGAAACATCTACTAAGAAACGCAGTATTTCCTTGGAACCTGCAGTATTTGTTTGTATAACTCTACTGGGACATGCGGTAAAACATGTTATAACCGCGGATGTGAGAGATATATTAGAATCTATGTTAACAACTGGATTAAGTCCGATTCTTACAACTTCTCTTAGAGAATTAGCTCATAGCGTTCCAATGTTGAAACCAGATATATCTCAAGGACTTTTAAGAATGTTATCTCAAGTTTTGATGCAAAAGCCTTTAAGACACCCTGGCGCACCATGGACGGCAACCAGTCCAATTTCTGCACCACCTACAGAGGTGGACATTCCATCCACGGTTCTAGCATTGAAGACCCTTGgaacatttaatttcgatgGTAATCCGCTTCTGCAATTTGTAAAACGGTGTGCAGATCATTTCCTTACGTTCGAACAGGCAGAGGTTCGGTTAGAAGCTGTAAGAACGTGTTCGAGATTATTACGATTGGCGTTGAATCAACCAGGACGCACTGTAACTAATACCGTCTCCACCGTTTTGGGCAAATTGGTTGTCGTAGGTATCACAGACACAGATCCCGATGTGAGACTTTGGGTTTTAGCTTCCTTGGACGACTCTTTTGATATTCATCTAGCGCAAGCAGAAAACCTTTCCGCGTTATTCATCGCGATGAACGacgaaatgtttgaaataagAGAATTAGCGATTCGCACAATTGGACGATTGAGTACGATGAATCCAGCTTATGTGATGCCTTCTCTGCGTAAAACGctcatacaatttttaatggaactggAACATTCGGGTATGGGTCGCAACAAAGAGCAAGCTGCTCGTATGTTGGATCACTTGGTCGTAAGCGCACCGAGACTCATAAGGCCGTACATGGAACCGATCTTGAAAGTTCTCGTTCCAAAGCTAAAGGAACACGAATCGAATCCTGGTGTCATTTTAGCCATACTGCGCGCTATCGGGGATCTAGCAGAAGTTAACGGTGCTGAAATGCAACAATGGATGCCCGAACTTTTATCTATACTGCTCGAAATGCTGGTCGATGCCAGTTCTCCGGAGAAAAGAGGAGTTGCTTTATGGGTTCTCGGACAACTAGTCGGGAGTACGGGACACGTTGTAAAGCCGTACATGCAATATCCTTCGTTACTAGACgtattgataaattttttgaaaacagaACAACAACCTATTATTCGGAGGGAAACTATAAGAGTGCTTGGATTGTTAGGTGCTTTAGACCCTTACAAACATAAGATGAATCTTGGTCAAATAGATTCGCAGCTGGATACTCTCACATCTATGGCTGATACGAAGAGCGATACCGAAAATACCCAAGACTTGACAACTAGCGAGATGTTAGTGAACATGTCTTCGTCTACTTTAGAAGAATATTATCCAGCGATAGCCATAGCAACGCTTATGAGGATCATTCGCGATCCAACGTTATCGCAACATCATACCATGGTAGTTCAAGCggtaacttttatatttaaaagtttagGAATTAAATGCGTGCCATACATTTCTCAAGTGATGCCAAGTTTCCTCAATGTAGTACGTATGGCTGATGTTACTTTTCGCGAATATCTGTTTCAACAGCTGGCTATCCTTATCGCCATTGTGAAGCAGCATATCAGAAATTATTTGGACGATATATTCAATTTGATCAAAGAATTTTGGACCGTGAACAGTCCATTACAAAATACCCTGATACTTTTAGTCGAACACATCGCTGTCGCACTGGGtgcagaatttaaaatttatttaccacAATTAATGCCGCAAATATTAAGAGTCCTAACGCACGACACAAGTAAGGATAGATCAGTAACTGTGAAACTTCTTCAAGCGCTTCAGAAATTTGGGAATAACTTGGACAATTATCTTCATCTCGTGCTACCACcaattgtgaaattatttcatgccaCGGATTGTCCTATAGCAGTCAATAAAGTGGCTTTAGAAACTGTTGATCATCTGGCTGATACGCTAGACTTCACAGATTTTGCATCCAGAATCGTACATCCTTTGGTGCGAACTCTAGATCAATGTCCAGAGTTACGTAGCACAGCAATGGACACGTTATGCGCGCTAATAATTCAACTAGGGAAAAAGTATCAGATCTTTATTTCGTTAGTACAAAAAATTATGACGAAACATAAGATTATTAATGCGCGTTACGACGTTctaatcgataaaattttgacAGAAACTACCGTGGCTGATGGGGAAGATTTCTTATTAATGAGACACCGGcattcaagaaataaaaatcgtgaTATGCCTGTAACGTCGTCGGACACAACTACGATTAAAAGATTGCACGTATCTGCTTCGAATCTTCAAAAAGCATGGACAGCGACGAGGAGAGTTTCAAAGGATGATTGGCTGGAATGGCTGAGGAGTTTGTCGATTGGTTTACTCAAGGAATCACCGTCGCCAGCGTTAAGATCTTGCTGGGCCCTTGCACAGACTTATTCCCAGTTACCTAGAGATTTATTCAACGCAGCGTTCGTTTCTTGCTGGACCGAGCTGAATGATACATACAAAGCGGAACTTATACAAACTTTGCAACAAGCGCTGATGGTTCCTGACCTTCCAGAGATAACTCAGACAATTTTAAACCTAGCAGAGTTTATGGAACATTGCGACAAGGGACCGTTGCCGTTGGACAATAAGATATTAGGCGAACGAGCAATGCACTGCAGAGCTTACGCGAAAGCTCTCCATTATAAAGAAGATGAATTTCATAAAAGCAGGAATAGTAACGTCTTCGAATCTTTGATTTCTATTAACAACAAACTTCAGCAAAAAGAAGCTGCCGAAGGTCTGTTAGAGTACGTTATGAATCAGAACAATCAACAAGATCTAAAAGTGCAAGTTCGGTGGTATGAGAAACTGCATAATTGGGATAAAGCGTTGCAACTGTACAGAGAAAGATTGGAAAGTGATCCCAACGATGTGGAATCTACTCTGGGCGAGATGCGTTGCTTGGAAGCGCTTGGGGAATGGGGACAGTTACACGATGTCGCCACCAAACAGTGGTCAGATCAAAGCgttgaaacaaaacaaagaatgTCTAGAATGGCAGCAGCTGCGGCATGGGGTTTAAGTCAATGGGAAAGCATGGAAAAATACGTCTCGTTAATACCGAAAGATACACAGGACGGTGCCTTCTATCGAGCTGTTTTGGCAATTCACGATGAACAGTACAATGTTGCTCATCAGCTCATCGACAGTGCTAGAGATTTGCTGGACACAGAATTAACCGCTATGGCGGGTGAAAGTTATCAGAGAGCTTACAATGCCATGGTAGAGGTTCAAAAGCTGGCAGAATTAGAAGAAGTGATACAATTTAAGCTGGTCCCAGAAAGAAGATCGACTATTAAATCTATGTGGTGGGAGAGGCTTCAGGGTGGGCAAAGAATAGTCGAAGATTGGCAAAAGATCATACAGGTCCATACATTAGTGGTTTCACCTCAGGACGATATGTACACGTGGCTGAAGTATGCGAGTCTCTGCAGAAAGAACGGTAGCTTGATGTTATGTCACAAAACGTTAGTTATGTTACTTGGATCGGATCCATCGTTGACTCCTGATCAACCTTTATCAACCACTCATCCACAAGTAACGTTTGCTTACTGCAAACATATGTGGGTCGCCAATAAACGGGAAGAGGCATACAGTCAACtccaaaaatttgtacaaacatCTTTGCAACCAACTACTGTATCAGCGGTGAATCAGGAAGATGAGAAACAACAAGAAGCAAGGAAAAGGTTGCTAGCCAGGTGTTATTTGAAGCTTGGAGAATGGTTAGAAGCCCTGCAGGGTATAAACGAACATTCTATACCAGCAGTGTTATCTTATTATGCCGCAGCTACGGAACACGATCCAACTTGGTACAAAGCATGGCACGCCTTCGCGTATACTAACTTTgaaactgttttattttataagcaCCAGCAGGGCGATTCGAACGTCGAATGTACTTCAGGCAATGGAACGCGTAGCAATCTCTCTAGTTCGCAATATATATCCAAATTCACTGTGCCAGCAGTAGAAGGATTTTTTAGGTCCATTAATCTGTCTCACGGTAATTCGTTGCAAGATACTCTTCGTTTACTAACATTGTGGTTCGATTATGGTCAATGGCCAGAAGTGTACGAGGCTATCGTCGAAGGCATCCGATTGATCGAAATTAATACTTGGCTGCAAGTGATTCCTCAACTTATAGCAAGGATAGATACGCCTAGAGCTTTGGTTGGTCGATGTATTCATCATCTCTTAATAGATATTGGAAAAACGCATCCCCAGGCTTTAGTGTACCCTTTGACCGTGGCATCGAAGAGTGCTAGCCATGCTAGGAAAACGGCTGCGAACAAAATCCTTAAGAGTATGTGCGAACACAGCCCAACTCTGGTACAACAAGCAATGATGGCCAGCGATGAATTGATCAGAGTCGCGATTCTTTGGCACGAACTCTGGCATGAAGGACTAGAAGAAGCCAGTAGATTGTACTTTGGAGAAAGAAATGTCCAAGGAATGTTTGATACATTGGAACCTCTACACGCTATGCTAGAGAGAGGTCCGCAAACTTTGAAAGAAACATCGTTCAACCAAGCTTATGGGAGAGATTTAATGGAAGCACAAGAATGGTGTCATAGATACAAACAATCGTGTAACGTCCGAGATTTAAATCAAGCCTGGGATTTATATTATCATGTCTTTAGGAGGATATCGCGGCAGTTGCCACAGTTGACTAGTTTAGAACTTCAATACGTCAGCCCAAAGTTACTCCTTTGCAGGGATTTGGAACTAGCTGTACCAGGAAGTTACAGTCCTGGACAGCCAATAGTTAGAATAGCGAGTATACATAGTTCTATGCAAGTAATAACGAGTAAACAACGACCACGAAAATTGTGTATAAAAGGTCAGCGATCTGTTGCAAATACTAAATATCTTAATATTGAAGATATAATTTCTGATGTTTTACATTTGCAGGTAGTAATGGTAAAGATTACATGTTCCTCTTGAAAGGACACGAAGATCTCAGACAAGATGAACGTGTAATGCAATTATTTGGTCTAGTCAACACTCTTCTATTGCACGATCCAGATACGTTTAGAAGAAATCTTACTATTCAAGTAAGTGTAGTAGAGAATGTTAGATTTGCAGTACTTTTGCAACGTAAAACgtattttaacgaataaattttatattcagagATACGCTGTAATTCCATTGTCTACAAATAGTGGTTTGATCGGTTGGGTCCCGCATTGTGATACATTGCACACATTAATTAGAGATTatagagaaaagaagaaaatattactcaACATAGAACATAAGATTATGTTACGAGTAAGTATCCGATATAACTTAcacgataaaatttcatttgattgtGCGatttaactaaataattttattttcagatggCACCAGGTTACGACCACCTTATGCTTATGCAAAAGGTTGAAGTATTTGAACACGCAGTCGAGCATACGCATGGTGACGATTTGTCACGGCTTCTTTGGTTAAAGTCACCGTCAAGCGAAGTGTGGTTTGATCGTAGGACGAACTATACGCGTTCCCTTGCCGTAATGTCTATGGTAGGGTACATTCTGGGCCTTGGAGATCGACATCCATCAAATTTGATGTTGGACCGTTTAAGCGGAAAAATACTACACATTGACTTCGGGGACTGCTTTGAAGTGGCTATGACTCGTGAGAAATTCCCAGAAAAAATACCATTCCGGTTAACTCGAATGTTGATCAACGCGATGGAAGTAACAGGAATCGAGGGCACGTACAGAAGAACTTGCGAATCGGTAATGTCGGTGTTGCACCGTAACAAAGACAGTTTAATGGCGGTGTTGGAGGCATTCGTTTACGATCCTCTTTTGAACTGGAGATTAATGGACAATGCCACGCCAAAAAGTAAAAGATCCGA
This window contains:
- the LOC128878728 gene encoding serine/threonine-protein kinase mTOR isoform X2 — encoded protein: MSSILVQQFVQRLKSRNEEVRNKAARDLCLYVKTELREASQEEITAFMDEFNHHIFEMVSGSDVSEKKGGILAIVCLIGADVGNINTRTIRFANYLRNLLPSNDVGVMELAAKTVGKLALVSGTYTAEYVEFEVKRAFEWLGGDRHEGKRHAAVLVLKELAVSMPTYFFQQVTPFFELIFNAIRDSKSVIREGAVEALRAALVVTAQRETAKQMHKSQWYKQCYDEIVAGFEEVNTRERGVNRDDRIHGSLLILNELLRCSNVQWERNYEALMERLNCSSQQNENDILSLMPRLKTTIVSKWSSSSQNSSNSHQTLYPTHESAVCRCLMQERLDDIYNDVMNQRMSRNPHIQHALMMLLPRLAAFNKEKFTKDHLRESLAYLLMTLRSREKDRYAAFTTIGFIAVAVEDSINPYLPKIMEMIKSLLPSKETSTKKRSISLEPAVFVCITLLGHAVKHVITADVRDILESMLTTGLSPILTTSLRELAHSVPMLKPDISQGLLRMLSQVLMQKPLRHPGAPWTATSPISAPPTEVDIPSTVLALKTLGTFNFDGNPLLQFVKRCADHFLTFEQAEVRLEAVRTCSRLLRLALNQPGRTVTNTVSTVLGKLVVVGITDTDPDVRLWVLASLDDSFDIHLAQAENLSALFIAMNDEMFEIRELAIRTIGRLSTMNPAYVMPSLRKTLIQFLMELEHSGMGRNKEQAARMLDHLVVSAPRLIRPYMEPILKVLVPKLKEHESNPGVILAILRAIGDLAEVNGAEMQQWMPELLSILLEMLVDASSPEKRGVALWVLGQLVGSTGHVVKPYMQYPSLLDVLINFLKTEQQPIIRRETIRVLGLLGALDPYKHKMNLGQIDSQLDTLTSMADTKSDTENTQDLTTSEMLVNMSSSTLEEYYPAIAIATLMRIIRDPTLSQHHTMVVQAVTFIFKSLGIKCVPYISQVMPSFLNVVRMADVTFREYLFQQLAILIAIVKQHIRNYLDDIFNLIKEFWTVNSPLQNTLILLVEHIAVALGAEFKIYLPQLMPQILRVLTHDTSKDRSVTVKLLQALQKFGNNLDNYLHLVLPPIVKLFHATDCPIAVNKVALETVDHLADTLDFTDFASRIVHPLVRTLDQCPELRSTAMDTLCALIIQLGKKYQIFISLVQKIMTKHKIINARYDVLIDKILTETTVADGEDFLLMRHRHSRNKNRDMPVTSSDTTTIKRLHVSASNLQKAWTATRRVSKDDWLEWLRSLSIGLLKESPSPALRSCWALAQTYSQLPRDLFNAAFVSCWTELNDTYKAELIQTLQQALMVPDLPEITQTILNLAEFMEHCDKGPLPLDNKILGERAMHCRAYAKALHYKEDEFHKSRNSNVFESLISINNKLQQKEAAEGLLEYVMNQNNQQDLKVQVRWYEKLHNWDKALQLYRERLESDPNDVESTLGEMRCLEALGEWGQLHDVATKQWSDQSVETKQRMSRMAAAAAWGLSQWESMEKYVSLIPKDTQDGAFYRAVLAIHDEQYNVAHQLIDSARDLLDTELTAMAGESYQRAYNAMVEVQKLAELEEVIQFKLVPERRSTIKSMWWERLQGGQRIVEDWQKIIQVHTLVVSPQDDMYTWLKYASLCRKNGSLMLCHKTLVMLLGSDPSLTPDQPLSTTHPQVTFAYCKHMWVANKREEAYSQLQKFVQTSLQPTTVSAVNQEDEKQQEARKRLLARCYLKLGEWLEALQGINEHSIPAVLSYYAAATEHDPTWYKAWHAFAYTNFETVLFYKHQQGDSNVECTSGNGTRSNLSSSQYISKFTVPAVEGFFRSINLSHGNSLQDTLRLLTLWFDYGQWPEVYEAIVEGIRLIEINTWLQVIPQLIARIDTPRALVGRCIHHLLIDIGKTHPQALVYPLTVASKSASHARKTAANKILKSMCEHSPTLVQQAMMASDELIRVAILWHELWHEGLEEASRLYFGERNVQGMFDTLEPLHAMLERGPQTLKETSFNQAYGRDLMEAQEWCHRYKQSCNVRDLNQAWDLYYHVFRRISRQLPQLTSLELQYVSPKLLLCRDLELAVPGSYSPGQPIVRIASIHSSMQVITSKQRPRKLCIKGSNGKDYMFLLKGHEDLRQDERVMQLFGLVNTLLLHDPDTFRRNLTIQRYAVIPLSTNSGLIGWVPHCDTLHTLIRDYREKKKILLNIEHKIMLRMAPGYDHLMLMQKVEVFEHAVEHTHGDDLSRLLWLKSPSSEVWFDRRTNYTRSLAVMSMVGYILGLGDRHPSNLMLDRLSGKILHIDFGDCFEVAMTREKFPEKIPFRLTRMLINAMEVTGIEGTYRRTCESVMSVLHRNKDSLMAVLEAFVYDPLLNWRLMDNATPKSKRSDAQGMSASSNQEHSDTLDSLTATLPKKGVPCSVENGGDTNQPEALNKKALAIITRVRDKLTGRDFSHEESLSVQRQVDLLIQQATNNENLCQCYIGWCPFW
- the LOC128878728 gene encoding serine/threonine-protein kinase mTOR isoform X1 yields the protein MSSILVQQFVQRLKSRNEEVRNKAARDLCLYVKTELREASQEEITAFMDEFNHHIFEMVSGSDVSEKKGGILAIVCLIGADVGNINTRTIRFANYLRNLLPSNDVGVMELAAKTVGKLALVSGTYTAEYVEFEVKRAFEWLGGDRHEGKRHAAVLVLKELAVSMPTYFFQQVTPFFELIFNAIRDSKSVIREGAVEALRAALVVTAQRETAKQMHKSQWYKQCYDEIVAGFEEVNTRERGVNRDDRIHGSLLILNELLRCSNVQWERNYEALMERLNCSSQQNENDILSLMPRLKTTIVSKWSSSSQNSSNSHQTLYPTHESAVCRCLMQERLDDIYNDVMNQRMSRNPHIQHALMMLLPRLAAFNKEKFTKDHLRESLAYLLMTLRSREKDRYAAFTTIGFIAVAVEDSINPYLPKIMEMIKSLLPSKETSTKKRSISLEPAVFVCITLLGHAVKHVITADVRDILESMLTTGLSPILTTSLRELAHSVPMLKPDISQGLLRMLSQVLMQKPLRHPGAPWTATSPISAPPTEVDIPSTVLALKTLGTFNFDGNPLLQFVKRCADHFLTFEQAEVRLEAVRTCSRLLRLALNQPGRTVTNTVSTVLGKLVVVGITDTDPDVRLWVLASLDDSFDIHLAQAENLSALFIAMNDEMFEIRELAIRTIGRLSTMNPAYVMPSLRKTLIQFLMELEHSGMGRNKEQAARMLDHLVVSAPRLIRPYMEPILKVLVPKLKEHESNPGVILAILRAIGDLAEVNGAEMQQWMPELLSILLEMLVDASSPEKRGVALWVLGQLVGSTGHVVKPYMQYPSLLDVLINFLKTEQQPIIRRETIRVLGLLGALDPYKHKMNLGQIDSQLDTLTSMADTKSDTENTQDLTTSEMLVNMSSSTLEEYYPAIAIATLMRIIRDPTLSQHHTMVVQAVTFIFKSLGIKCVPYISQVMPSFLNVVRMADVTFREYLFQQLAILIAIVKQHIRNYLDDIFNLIKEFWTVNSPLQNTLILLVEHIAVALGAEFKIYLPQLMPQILRVLTHDTSKDRSVTVKLLQALQKFGNNLDNYLHLVLPPIVKLFHATDCPIAVNKVALETVDHLADTLDFTDFASRIVHPLVRTLDQCPELRSTAMDTLCALIIQLGKKYQIFISLVQKIMTKHKIINARYDVLIDKILTETTVADGEDFLLMRHRHSRNKNRDMPVTSSDTTTIKRLHVSASNLQKAWTATRRVSKDDWLEWLRSLSIGLLKESPSPALRSCWALAQTYSQLPRDLFNAAFVSCWTELNDTYKAELIQTLQQALMVPDLPEITQTILNLAEFMEHCDKGPLPLDNKILGERAMHCRAYAKALHYKEDEFHKSRNSNVFESLISINNKLQQKEAAEGLLEYVMNQNNQQDLKVQVRWYEKLHNWDKALQLYRERLESDPNDVESTLGEMRCLEALGEWGQLHDVATKQWSDQSVETKQRMSRMAAAAAWGLSQWESMEKYVSLIPKDTQDGAFYRAVLAIHDEQYNVAHQLIDSARDLLDTELTAMAGESYQRAYNAMVEVQKLAELEEVIQFKLVPERRSTIKSMWWERLQGGQRIVEDWQKIIQVHTLVVSPQDDMYTWLKYASLCRKNGSLMLCHKTLVMLLGSDPSLTPDQPLSTTHPQVTFAYCKHMWVANKREEAYSQLQKFVQTSLQPTTVSAVNQEDEKQQEARKRLLARCYLKLGEWLEALQGINEHSIPAVLSYYAAATEHDPTWYKAWHAFAYTNFETVLFYKHQQGDSNVECTSGNGTRSNLSSSQYISKFTVPAVEGFFRSINLSHGNSLQDTLRLLTLWFDYGQWPEVYEAIVEGIRLIEINTWLQVIPQLIARIDTPRALVGRCIHHLLIDIGKTHPQALVYPLTVASKSASHARKTAANKILKSMCEHSPTLVQQAMMASDELIRVAILWHELWHEGLEEASRLYFGERNVQGMFDTLEPLHAMLERGPQTLKETSFNQAYGRDLMEAQEWCHRYKQSCNVRDLNQAWDLYYHVFRRISRQLPQLTSLELQYVSPKLLLCRDLELAVPGSYSPGQPIVRIASIHSSMQVITSKQRPRKLCIKGSNGKDYMFLLKGHEDLRQDERVMQLFGLVNTLLLHDPDTFRRNLTIQRYAVIPLSTNSGLIGWVPHCDTLHTLIRDYREKKKILLNIEHKIMLRMAPGYDHLMLMQKVEVFEHAVEHTHGDDLSRLLWLKSPSSEVWFDRRTNYTRSLAVMSMVGYILGLGDRHPSNLMLDRLSGKILHIDFGDCFEVAMTREKFPEKIPFRLTRMLINAMEVTGIEGTYRRTCESVMSVLHRNKDSLMAVLEAFVYDPLLNWRLMDNATPKSKRSDAQGMSASSNQEHSDTLDSLTATLPKKGVPCSVENGAGDTNQPEALNKKALAIITRVRDKLTGRDFSHEESLSVQRQVDLLIQQATNNENLCQCYIGWCPFW